TAATAGCAAAGACTAATTTCAATATTAAAGCAGAAAAGCTTACCTGTCCAGCTAAGTCCTAGGTGATCGGCTACAATTGCCATCCTTATATCTGTCCGTTCACATGGACTCTGTGGACCTGTGATTTacaatttttcaattaaaaaggtTTTGCACAGAAAACCACAATACCGGACAATAGTTTATTATAAAGAATAGCTTTAATTGACTAAGTTGCCAGTGCTCATATTGTTTACTAGAATGGTTGTGTGTCCTAATAAACtacaaagcaaatatttttcacagcTTTTAGATTTTCACCTGTGTAAAGCCAAATGTCAAACTACATGATGTCGTGTAATGAAACCAAACATGCTGACGATCTAGCTGTTAGACTGCACACAAGTCGTTCAATCACTGGTGGAAACCACCAAGACCAGATTATGATCTATTTTCTCTACTTTGACAGAATAAATTTTCTGTCACAAAAGAAATCTTTCAATTTCTGAGTTACATCAATTTTTGAGTTACATGAATGTCTTTGGCATGCTTCACTAGCTTTCTACAGTACAGGATTTGtttgaaggaagaaagaagagtatAAGACAGCACATACAGATGACAATGACAGAATGAAAACTACAGTTAAGTCACTTCACAGGCAATCACAACAGTTCATGCACTAGGATCAACAAGTTGAAAGTTTTACAAACTAGGCTTGATCTCCACGAGGTGAGCCATGTGAGCTCCAGAAACCTGACTGCCTTCATTCTCACCAGTCCTcttactcctcctcctctcactgtCGGCCTTTTCAATCTTTGATTTTATAGATGCTGCCTCTGTTCTCATGTCTCTAGCAGACTTCGATGTAATGGAAGGCTGGTAAACTTGAGTAGCTTCTGATAAGGATGTGTTCCTTGACGTACTGTCTTCTTCATCATCAGAGACCTCTGACTGCATCTTTTTCTCTTCATCAGATAGACGATCCACAAGCTTTAATGTCTCACCACTAATTCCCTTAAAATATTCAATAGAGTGTTTACACACCTCCCTAAGCTGATTTTTCCTCACTTTAACTGTTGTCATGGTGACGGAGGTAGATCTTACCTTTACTGGTAATTTAGAAGGaagctgttttggtttttctttctctacCTGCTCTTGTTTTGGCAGGGCTGGAGTTCTTCTAGCTAGATTACTCCTATGTGTATTTTTTACAGGAATCCTAGACCTTGCTTCTAGACAGGGagaagaattattttgttttgctttgtccgGCTTACTAGCCCCTCTCACTTTACTCCCTGTATTGCTTTGGAGGTTATTTTGTGAAAAGACTTCTTTTACTGAGCTGGCCTTTACAGgaagctttgattttcctctagCCCCTACCAATTCTTTTGACTTTTGCTGCTCCCCGTGTGGTTTTTGTTTATCTCTTACTCTGTGTCCTTGTGTTGTCCCTGTACCTTTTCCTGAAGTGCTTTTCGCTTGATTAGCTTTCTGGAGGGAACATTTCGGTTCCAAATGTTCTTTTAGTACTACATTACAGGTAATATCATCTGTAGGGACAGCAGATGAATCcaaattgttgttgttattaaagTTATCTTTTGGAAAATCAGAGTTTTCTGTTTGCCTACAGCTTGTCTGGCTAGAAGCTGAACTCGCAATCACTGCTACAGGTTCATTTTCTAATCCCTGACCACTTGGCATCACAGCTTCTATCTTATCTGTCACTTCGCCAGGGCCATCTTTCTTCAGAGTCATGGTGGAAGCAGAAATTCCCATTTTAATTGGTGTGCGCAATTTGGGATCAACTTTAGAAGCGTTTACCGCTGCCGATGATTTTTCCACTGAGTTACTACCAAGTGTTTGTTCCATGCAATCTCCACTGGCCTGGATGATGGGCTTATGTTCAACTGCTGTTGTTTCTACTGGTCTCTCTAGGTTTGTTTCTACAGTGTTGTCCCCTGCCTGTGGCTGTGTGATGGCAGTGACTGTacttttatccccttcccccttgtcCCCTGACTTCCCTTCAGAAGTATGCTCACCAATCTGAAAAAATTGGAGTCTTTCTTCAACAAAATCCCTCTTGCTCATGTCAATTGCACCACTGCGAGTCATCTCAAACATCTTCCCTTCATGAAATGGGAAGGGGTTGGGCTCGCTAGTTGGCGTACTTTCATCTGTTGGAGTTCTGGCTGGTGTTGTATCAGGTGTTGTCGCTTGAGATCTGTCTTCCACTGCCAGACCAAATGGCTTAGCCTCATCATCCCTTGATTTAGTCTCAAACACTTCATCGTCACCTCGGTTATTGGACCATGGATCAAAATCTAGACTCTTGGTGGCCACTGTTTTGAACGGTGTTGCAAATTCTTCGTCTACTTTGTAACTGAAATATGAATCAGGAAATACAGTCCTGTCAGGGTGTCTGCCTTCCAAAGTGAAAAACTGTGCCCCTGACTTCTGTTCGCTCTTATCTCCATCTTTTTCAGAAGCTGGACCCTTCGAAGATGCCTTGTCCTCTTCAGGGCCTACCTTGCCTTCCTCCTCAATGACTTCAAGCTTACTCTGGCTAAAGCAGCGATCAGTCTGCTTTAGAATGCCTTCTGTAGTCCATATGTCCTTTTTGGTTTCAACTGCAGGACCTGCAAGTTTAGAATCACTCTCAGTTAAACCATCATCTTCATCTTGCAAATCATAACCGTCAAGAGAGTCAATCTCTGTCGCATCGGTATCATGGGAGAATTCTGCAGTGGTTGCTATGGAACACTCTGTGACAGACTGGTCATTGTTATTCCCATTTTGCACTACATCATTCTGGGGTGAATCAAGCCCAATGTCAAACTCATTAGGTTTCCCAGAAGTGGGATGTCCTAactctttctgtttctcagtCTTTTCAGGGGCTCTGGGTTTTGAGGTTTCTTTCTGGTCATCTTCCAGTTCTTTCAGTTTGAATGTATACTTTTTAAGTGGAACAGGTTGATAGAGAGATTCATCATCACTGGAGTCACTGACATCTGCTCCCGGTGGCACAGGAGATGGCGGCTGTACTCTTATGACAGGTTCAGCCAGTTGGCATTTGTCATGTTCATCTTGCAAGTTCACTTCCGTCATCTCCATTTCACTCTCAGTGGAATAATGAGGCTTCTTTTCCGACTCGCCTTGATCTGCATCcagtggtggaggaggagggaattCAATGTAGGCAACTCTGTTACCTTTGGGTCTTTTGTTAGAGTCCTTATTTATATGATTAGGCAACGCTTTGTCAATCTGTGGTTCCTCAACCTCTGCCTGTTTTACAGATGTTGACTTagcctctgcttcctcctctgaTTCCTCAGATACCTCAGGAATAGGACTGGGCTTGCCTGGGATATAAGCTATTAGTGAGTCGGGTGTTTTAGATGTAAACTCGTAACTCACTTCCTCTGAACTCGGTGTTTCTGGTGTTAACGGGCTTTTTCCAGAGCTATCTATAAAGGACACTTGTTCTAGTGTGTCATCTTCTGGACTACCTTGTGGAGAAGGAGGTTGTTTTTGCTGTCTAGCTGTGTAAAATGTCCCCCTTGTCTCTTGTACTGTCTTACTCTCCTGACtgacaatttttttaatatttccttgtTGCACCTCTTTCTCATATTGCTTTCCTACTTGAACAAAACTGACATAAACAGGTAAGGTCTTAATTTCTTTTACTCCCTCAGTGCTTACTAGCGGTGCAACTTTATCCAAGTAATCACTGTCACTGGGGTCAACTAACTCACTCGAGGGAAATTCCTTTCCTGGACTACATTCTAAAGAATCTGGTGATTTGCTAGGGGATATCTCCATTTCCTCATCAGGAGAACTTAGACCTATCGAGCTCTGCTGCTTGGTAACTTTTCTGATTtctgaatgctttattttttcatcttccaCATAATCAATCTGCCTCTCAACTTTCTCCTTAATCACAGCTGATTTGGCTACTTTAGCTGAAAGTTCATAGACACCATCAAGAGTGGTTCTCTTCTCCTCAACAATTCTGACTGGAATATGGGACACagcaatttcttctttccttttggaTATTTTATCAGCCACTTCACCATTACGTTCCCCCTCCCTGACAACAAATTCTCTGTACAAAACCCTTTTTGAGGGAGATTTTACAGTCAGTTCCTTCACTTCTTCTGAATGAATTCCGTTTGCTGCCAGTTTGTGCTCTGTCACAGTGataaattcactttttttgtcagttttcacTTCAGCATGATCAACGtggttttcttttactgtatCCGGAACCAGCACATGtgaaagtttttctttctgtgttttgtgattAGAAGTTCCAGGACTTTCCCACGTCCGATAGATTTTTTTGTCCCAGTGTCCCTTTGCTGTTGAGTCTGAGCCATATACCAGGTCTTTTGCCTGCGGTTCTGAAAAGTACTCTGGCACGCCTTTACTCATCTCAGTTCTTTGTTTTTGTGTGTCTGGAGCATGAAAGTCTTCAATAGCTTTCCCTTTACCTGGAACACATTCTTCCTGTATTTTCACCTCTTTCTGAAAAGCTGCGCTCCCATCAATGACCTCTACTTGCTTTGCGTGTTTCTCTCTGGAATAAAACTGATACACTGGTAACTTACTTTCTtgcaatttctttactggaattTTGGACTGACCatccagctttttttcttcttgagttATGTCCTTACTCCTTGGACTTATACTTTGTTCAAATTTAAGCCTAATGGAACTGAGCTTTGATTGCTTCAGCTGAAATCCAGTCTGTGAAACCTCCGGTACTTCAGTCTGCTGAGTGCTTCCTTTGTGTTCCATAGTTTGTTTAGAGTCCTCTGCAGGTTGCACAAATatccttttttcagggctgctggGCAAACTGGACGCTTTTCTCTCATCCACTTTGGGAAAGCATTTCCCATCATGTGCATACTGCTTCACCTTACTCCATTCGTCACCGGACGGTGGCAATTCAGAGAGCAGAACTTtctcagggctgctgctggcagagctctggctagaatgtttttctttgccattttttttatGCTGCTTTTTCTCTGGAGACTGTAGCTCATCATTCAACTTCTCTGTTTTATCCCGAAAAAACTGTGATACTTCTGTcagtttttcttctgcctctttaaCAGTCCTGTCCACCCTGTCTTCATATATCAACTTTTCTCTACCTCTGTCTAATCTGTCCTCAGTAAAGCGCATCCACATCGCATGTTTTGGACTACTAACATCTCCAGTGTAGTGTAACACTGTCACTTTATCATAATGATCATCTTTAGACATTTTACCTACACCATTTTCAGATACATCTTTATAGATTTTGGAGAGAATCTCTTTTTGGGGGGCAGTAGCTACTTTTTCTCTGCATCGTTTATCAGACCCCTGTAACTCTGTGCTAAGGGGTAGAGCATGGTCAGTAACTGACTCCTCAGTATCAGAATGAGACACATCTAGCTTTTCTGAAAGAAGCATTTTCTCAGCAAACCTGTAAGACTCCCCTCTTAGTTCTGACAACTCATCATCATGGTATTCTATTGAGTGCTGACTCAAAAGCTTCAGTGTTTTGTAAGAGTCGTCAGACATGAGTTGAGCAGAACTAGGGCGACTGTCTTCTTCCTGGGACACGGGAGTGTTAACTCTAGAGGATTCCAGATAAGAAGGAAGTGACTCTTCGGCCGTGAGCTCCTCTTCTTCTTGCTGACCTTGTTCGTCCGAACAAGGAAAAGCATCATGTTTTTCCAACTCTTTTAAGTTAATATCTCCCCGAGGTAAGTCTTTCTGATATacatacatttctttttctggatgcttttttgtttctctaaTAATGACTTCAGTAGGTTCAGCCTGATTACCTTTTTCAATATGGACCTCTATTATTCGCTCCAGTTTGGGTTTCGTTTTGCTGTCCTTCTCTGCATGTTGTGGCGAAGTTTCAGCAGACTTGCTGACTTCGGATGTTACTGATGATTTATGTTCAAACAGACCTGCCAGCTCTTTGGAAGGGTCACGTCCAGACTGAAAGGCTTTCATTATGTCATGAACAGACATTGTTTCCTCAATTCTTTCAGACGTGCTTTCAGTACATGGAGGTTTATGATAAACCATCCTAGTTGTTGTAGTGATATGAGTTTCTTCTTTTACTCGGACACCTTTACTAAGGACACACTTATGGTCATCTTCTTCGCTGCTGCTGGCTTTCATTTGAAAAGCTTTAACCTTCTCTTTAATAGATGCAGCAGGTTTTTGCTCCGGCTCCATAAACGCAGGAGTAGGTTTCGAGGCCGgcagctcctctgctttctgctctggaatTTCTTCGGACGATGGCTCGTAGCTGCGGATAACATGAACTACTTCAGTTCTTGTTTCTGTAATGACGGGAGGGATGGGTACGTCATGGAAAAGTGGTTTTGGCCCCGTGCTTTCAGCACTTTGTGGGGCAGAAGGTGTCTTTTCACTTCTCGTTTCAAAGCCACTGTCAGATAAGGGACTTTTATCTTGATCGTGTTGAGAAAAGTCATCTGGAGACTCTAAAATAGTGTCTGTTCCAAAAAAGGAATCTGCAATCTTACACAGCTCCTTTTCTGATGTTGAAGGCCTCATGGAGGCTGGAGGCATTTTAAGTTTATGTTCCTGCAAAGCAATAGCTGGTTTTAAAATGCGCTTTTGTCTCTCTtcaccttcttttttcccctcttccaacTTGTACTTTATGTTTGTTAATGAACTGCTACCGATATCATTTGCTAGGTAATCAATAACTTTTGACAAGCTATAATCCTTTTCCGACATGGTTTTAGTTTTAATTTGGACCTTCTCTGGAACAGATATAGGAGGGCTTGTCAAAGCTTGCTGTCTCGCTTCATCAATCTCCTCTGTACTGAACTCTACCCAGTCATCCTCAGACAGGTGTCCTTGATCGCTTTTGGATACTTTAGCCGACCCTTTACTTTCTAAACACACATCTTTTTTCAGAATCTCGCTAACTTTTACTAAGTCCTCTTTTACTTTCTCAACAATTTTAAAGGGCTCTTCATCATCAATTCTACCCTCTTTTTGTATCTCAGGTTGGAATGGTTTGTCCTCTGCGACATCTGTCTGCAATATTGCAGTCATTCTTATTAGATCCTCTTTCATTTCAGCAACATCTTTCAGTATCTCCTGACTGGAGGATAAAGAAGATGGTGTGGACAATTTGAGAGCAGAGGGTGCTAAAAACAAGGATGATTTTATTGGAGATGAAGCTCGATTAAAGGGAGGCTGTGTGCGTGCCTCTGTAGTCAATGTTTTAATAGGTGACAGTAACGCAGCGGCTGATTTTGTAAGTGAAGACGACTCTGGGAGCTTCTTTAGTGCTGGTTCAGACAAAACATTGACTACAGAATATACTGGCACTGTTATTGTCGATGAAGTTACTGATGAGGTAGTTGCAGATATTGACCCAAGGGCTGTGTACAAAGCACCTGCAGGAGGAGTTCTCattgactggaaagctgatggtgCTGAGGACACAAATGACCTGAGTGGAGAAAAAGACATTGTTGTAGCTGTTGAAAACACTCTCTCAGCTGTGTCAGCAGCTGCATTAGCAGCACAACTTGCAGAATGTGCAGCTGCAACGATCTTGTCTTGAAAAACAGCTGCAGCTTTGGATCCATTTATTAAGTTGGCAGAAGATGGGTATTTCAGAGGTGACACAGATCCATTAAGCAATGGTACATCTGTGTGCCCAGCTACATGTTTTGCTGGCGACGAGAGAGACGAGGCCATCATGACTTTAGAGGATGAAACAGCATCAACTGCTGACTTAGCAGGTGACGCCACTGACTTTAGAGGGGACGATAAAAGTGAAGATGCTGATGTGATGACCGATTTAAGTGGCAAACTTGAGGAGTACATGTTAATGTTGGACTTGGGGGATGCTGGAGGCGTCATGGTTATGGACGATCTCTCCAAGAGAGATCCTGCAGTAGTCACTGGCGATGTCCGAGAGGGGAATGTGGTAGTGGATGCCAGCCCTTTTAGACTGGCAGCTTCTGTGACTGCGGGAGCTCTGATGAAAGAGCCTGATGTAACCTGCATATTGTAGGGAGGCTGCGATACCACAGTTTTTATTGGTGAAGAGATTGTCCGAAACGATCTAATCGGAGATGCTACATCACTAACAGATTTAACTGAAGACGTGGTAGAAGCTCCTAATGTGGATTTGattggagaagcagaagaaacagaCCATATTGATTTTAATGGGGAAGCTGTAGGAGTGTTAGAGGAAGAGCTTGATAAGGAAGTGAAGCCTGATTTGGTTTGCCCAGGCACTGTAATTGGAGCTGTTGTCCATGACTGATATGGCCGTGTTGAAAAGAATGGCTTGTATGAGTAAGTAGCAGGTAGGGATCTTGTTGCTCCTGCACTCCGTTCAACTGTTTCTTAAATTgttaaattaaaatcaaacataaaaatcaacaaaaatgattgaaaaacagagagaccaGAGGAGAAAATTGGTCAGTAAACGTTGTAATATTACATAAAGCAAGTACAATTGTTTGCATGAGCTAGGATGAAGGAGGcaaaagaagactgaaaaaaggAATCAAAAAAATAGGAATAAGCCATACACTGGAGACTGGTCTAAACCAAAAAGCAACgtgaaatgaaagacagaaagcaCATAGCAACCAAATCTGCAAAcaatgaagaacagaaaacacaaagaaggaatTTATAAGGTAAAAGTAAAGCCACAtcaaaatttcttctcttacttcccATTGACTTTCTGATGTGCTACTTCTGAAATATTCGTATCAGTTTATTTTGCCTGTTTAGGTATGTCTCTGCTTTGCACAACTATTAGAATTATCcttttaataatttctgtagTTGTTGTTCTATTCAGATATTGAACCTATACAAAATATAAACTTGCGTAAAATGACATTATATagctaaaatcttttttttaaaccactcagAACTATTTCATGCAGAACCCAAAATTCCTTTAAGTGACAGGCAATTGATGTGCAAACTGTGAAGCAACTGGAATAAATTCAAATCTATGTCTCCCATGCACAATTCAGATATGCTTCACACTCACAAAGCCAATAAGAGCAAGAGCTTTTCTGagtcaatatttaaaaaaataacaaaaagaaagaaagaaaaggaatttttgcatttgtttctcatgcaatattccttttttttttgtaaaagctaAAGTAAAACTTTACATGAAATGGTTTTAAGAAGCATATGTCATACATGAAATATGGAAAGTATGATACATGATAAACGTGAGCAAGCAAAGCAACTGAATCAGTTTTTGTCCATGCACAATATATCATGTCAAAACAAGCACACAGATTAATACATTTTGTATGCTGTATTAAGCACAAATATGTAAACCTTACAAAATCATTTCACAAGAGGCCATTAAAAGAAGAGTACACTTTTTCTACAATATGTAGTGTCTTGGTACCTTTTGAGGAGTTTTCTTGTATCAGCTCAAAGACAGACCTGTTCAACTTTACATTTCTCAAAAGGTAACATTAGAAAAGCAGTCAAAGAACAATATATTATGCAAAAACTTCCTAGC
This sequence is a window from Opisthocomus hoazin isolate bOpiHoa1 chromosome 6, bOpiHoa1.hap1, whole genome shotgun sequence. Protein-coding genes within it:
- the ANK3 gene encoding ankyrin-3 isoform X2, giving the protein MAHAASQLKKTRDLEINADEETEKKRKHRKRSRDRKKKSDTNASYLRAARAGNLEKALDYLKSGVDINISNQNGLNALHLASKEGHVEVVSELIQRGASVDAATKKGNTALHIASLAGQAEVVKVLVTNRANVNAQSQNGFTPLYMAAQENHLEVVKFLLDNGASQSLATEDGFTPLAVALQQGHDQVVSLLLENDTKGKVRLPALHIAARKDDTKAAALLLQNDHNADVESKMMVNRTTESGFTPLHIAAHYGNINVATLLLNRGAAVDFTARNDITPLHVASKRGNANMVKLLLDRGAKIDAKTRDGLTPLHCGARSGHEQVVEMLLDRGAPILSKTKNGLSPLHMATQGDHLNCVQLLIQHNVPVDDVTNDYLTALHVAAHCGHYKVAKVLLDKKANPNAKALNGFTPLHIACKKNRIKVMELLLKHGASIQAVTESGLTPIHVAAFMGHVNIVSQLMHHGASPNTTNVRGETALHMAARAGQTEVVRYLVQNGAQVEAKAKDDQTPLHISARLGKADIVQQLLQQGASPNAATTSGYTPLHLSAREGHEDVASVLLDHGASLSIITKKGFTPLHVAAKYGKIEVANLLLQKNASPDASGKSGLTPLHVAAHYDNQKVALLLLDQGASPHASAKNGYTPLHIAAKKNQMDIATTLLEYGADANAVTRQGIAPVHLASQDGHVDMVSLLLTRNANVNLSNKSGLTPLHLAAQEDRVNVAEVLVNQGAAVDAQTKMGYTPLHVGCHYGNIKIVNFLLQHSAKVNAKTKNGYTPLHQAAQQGHTHVINVLLQHGAAPNELTVNGNTALAIAKRLGYISVVDTLKVVTEETMTTITVTEKHKMNVPETMNEVLDMSDDEVRKANAPEILSDAEYLSDVEEGEDAMTGDTDKYLGPQDLKELGDDSLPAEGYMGFSLGARSASLRSFSSDRSYTLNRSSYARDSMMIEELLVPAKDQHLTFQREFDSDSLRHYSWAADTLDNVNLVSSPIHSGYSSPLPQYDSSFLVSFMVDARGGSMRGSRHHGMRIIIPPRKCTAPTRVTCRLVKRHKLATPPPMVEGEGLASRLVEMGPAGAQFLGPVIVEIPHFGSMRGKERELIVLRSENGETWKEHQYDSKHEDLTEILNGMDEELDSVEELEKKRICRIVTKDFPQYFAVVSRIKQESNQIGPEGGVLSSTTVPRVQASFPEGALTKRIRVGLQAQPVPEEIVKKILGNKATFSPIVTVEPRRRKFHKPITMTIPVPPPSGEGVTNGYKGDTTPSLRLLCSITGGTSPAQWEDITGTTPLTFSNDTVSFTTNVSARFWLADCHQVLETVGLATQLYRELICVPYMAKFVIFAKMNDPVESNLRCFCMTDDKVDKTLEQQENFEEVARSKDIEVLEGKPIYVDCYGNLAPLTKGGQQLVFNFYAFKENRLPFSIKVRDTSQEPCGRLSFLKEPKTTKGLPQTAVCNLNITLPAHKKETESDQDDETEKADRRQNFVSLALRKRYSYLTEPGMKTVERSAGATRSLPATYSYKPFFSTRPYQSWTTAPITVPGQTKSGFTSLSSSSSNTPTASPLKSIWSVSSASPIKSTLGASTTSSVKSVSDVASPIRSFRTISSPIKTVVSQPPYNMQVTSGSFIRAPAVTEAASLKGLASTTTFPSRTSPVTTAGSLLERSSITMTPPASPKSNINMYSSSLPLKSVITSASSLLSSPLKSVASPAKSAVDAVSSSKVMMASSLSSPAKHVAGHTDVPLLNGSVSPLKYPSSANLINGSKAAAVFQDKIVAAAHSASCAANAAADTAERVFSTATTMSFSPLRSFVSSAPSAFQSMRTPPAGALYTALGSISATTSSVTSSTITVPVYSVVNVLSEPALKKLPESSSLTKSAAALLSPIKTLTTEARTQPPFNRASSPIKSSLFLAPSALKLSTPSSLSSSQEILKDVAEMKEDLIRMTAILQTDVAEDKPFQPEIQKEGRIDDEEPFKIVEKVKEDLVKVSEILKKDVCLESKGSAKVSKSDQGHLSEDDWVEFSTEEIDEARQQALTSPPISVPEKVQIKTKTMSEKDYSLSKVIDYLANDIGSSSLTNIKYKLEEGKKEGEERQKRILKPAIALQEHKLKMPPASMRPSTSEKELCKIADSFFGTDTILESPDDFSQHDQDKSPLSDSGFETRSEKTPSAPQSAESTGPKPLFHDVPIPPVITETRTEVVHVIRSYEPSSEEIPEQKAEELPASKPTPAFMEPEQKPAASIKEKVKAFQMKASSSEEDDHKCVLSKGVRVKEETHITTTTRMVYHKPPCTESTSERIEETMSVHDIMKAFQSGRDPSKELAGLFEHKSSVTSEVSKSAETSPQHAEKDSKTKPKLERIIEVHIEKGNQAEPTEVIIRETKKHPEKEMYVYQKDLPRGDINLKELEKHDAFPCSDEQGQQEEEELTAEESLPSYLESSRVNTPVSQEEDSRPSSAQLMSDDSYKTLKLLSQHSIEYHDDELSELRGESYRFAEKMLLSEKLDVSHSDTEESVTDHALPLSTELQGSDKRCREKVATAPQKEILSKIYKDVSENGVGKMSKDDHYDKVTVLHYTGDVSSPKHAMWMRFTEDRLDRGREKLIYEDRVDRTVKEAEEKLTEVSQFFRDKTEKLNDELQSPEKKQHKKNGKEKHSSQSSASSSPEKVLLSELPPSGDEWSKVKQYAHDGKCFPKVDERKASSLPSSPEKRIFVQPAEDSKQTMEHKGSTQQTEVPEVSQTGFQLKQSKLSSIRLKFEQSISPRSKDITQEEKKLDGQSKIPVKKLQESKLPVYQFYSREKHAKQVEVIDGSAAFQKEVKIQEECVPGKGKAIEDFHAPDTQKQRTEMSKGVPEYFSEPQAKDLVYGSDSTAKGHWDKKIYRTWESPGTSNHKTQKEKLSHVLVPDTVKENHVDHAEVKTDKKSEFITVTEHKLAANGIHSEEVKELTVKSPSKRVLYREFVVREGERNGEVADKISKRKEEIAVSHIPVRIVEEKRTTLDGVYELSAKVAKSAVIKEKVERQIDYVEDEKIKHSEIRKVTKQQSSIGLSSPDEEMEISPSKSPDSLECSPGKEFPSSELVDPSDSDYLDKVAPLVSTEGVKEIKTLPVYVSFVQVGKQYEKEVQQGNIKKIVSQESKTVQETRGTFYTARQQKQPPSPQGSPEDDTLEQVSFIDSSGKSPLTPETPSSEEVSYEFTSKTPDSLIAYIPGKPSPIPEVSEESEEEAEAKSTSVKQAEVEEPQIDKALPNHINKDSNKRPKGNRVAYIEFPPPPPLDADQGESEKKPHYSTESEMEMTEVNLQDEHDKCQLAEPVIRVQPPSPVPPGADVSDSSDDESLYQPVPLKKYTFKLKELEDDQKETSKPRAPEKTEKQKELGHPTSGKPNEFDIGLDSPQNDVVQNGNNNDQSVTECSIATTAEFSHDTDATEIDSLDGYDLQDEDDGLTESDSKLAGPAVETKKDIWTTEGILKQTDRCFSQSKLEVIEEEGKVGPEEDKASSKGPASEKDGDKSEQKSGAQFFTLEGRHPDRTVFPDSYFSYKVDEEFATPFKTVATKSLDFDPWSNNRGDDEVFETKSRDDEAKPFGLAVEDRSQATTPDTTPARTPTDESTPTSEPNPFPFHEGKMFEMTRSGAIDMSKRDFVEERLQFFQIGEHTSEGKSGDKGEGDKSTVTAITQPQAGDNTVETNLERPVETTAVEHKPIIQASGDCMEQTLGSNSVEKSSAAVNASKVDPKLRTPIKMGISASTMTLKKDGPGEVTDKIEAVMPSGQGLENEPVAVIASSASSQTSCRQTENSDFPKDNFNNNNNLDSSAVPTDDITCNVVLKEHLEPKCSLQKANQAKSTSGKGTGTTQGHRVRDKQKPHGEQQKSKELVGARGKSKLPVKASSVKEVFSQNNLQSNTGSKVRGASKPDKAKQNNSSPCLEARSRIPVKNTHRSNLARRTPALPKQEQVEKEKPKQLPSKLPVKVRSTSVTMTTVKVRKNQLREVCKHSIEYFKGISGETLKLVDRLSDEEKKMQSEVSDDEEDSTSRNTSLSEATQVYQPSITSKSARDMRTEAASIKSKIEKADSERRRSKRTGPQSPCERTDIRMAIVADHLGLSWTELARELNFSVDEINQIRVENPNSLIAQSFMLLKKWVTRDGKNATTDALTSVLTKINRIDIVTLLEGPIFDYGNISGTRSFADENNVFHDPIDGYPTIQVELETPTGLRFVPPTPFQQDDFFSDTSSLESPLRTPSRLSDVVVTSQGHVDGTAAAPPVVTEEDTSLDDSKLDFSVPREGTPKDISVGGSQLEEVDLKDFPRYLGSYVGIPKDGKQRQSEETSKTGVRTEQPERAKSGTDEEMTEEKLKSLFEDIHLEEGAESEEMMEERVWSILKDVQQAEHEMSSIAGWQTDSSSVTEPPTSGRRIGGSLLDRLDDSSDQCRDSVTSYVKGEAGKPETNGSLSESTAETKTKSYIQETLNDVGKQSEKEALKTKPQISAGTHEQTLSSTAYQKSLEETSKPTTEGHKTSVPVSVKKMSWSTSEDGKPRTSIQEEEGAVMSEQKGEEAKNIPGESVTEEQFTDEEGNVITRKITRKVVRRVVIPHERKVGEMQGEAYKVKTKKEVRHVEKKSYS